A section of the Leptospira noumeaensis genome encodes:
- a CDS encoding PLP-dependent cysteine synthase family protein — protein sequence MIDPISKGIDDLGNSLLQALNNVQGIFGKELSVARPIQDNILQLIGNTPLIRLNRIGSEYTGVQFYLKAEFLNPTGSAKDRTAIAMYIDAERRGKLKKGMSVVLVGAGSSSVSFTWIGKVKGYPVYCLVPLHTSSERIQMLRSYGAEVTVTNEGDLSRLYELAEEKAKKLNGWIPDEASNPANPNFHFKTTGPEIWRDLQGKVGAVISAPGSGGAITGIGRYLKSQDRRVKVIIAGKPNSPFMEYGKTDNPKERERIQLPAVYDPKLIDHYFHVNLDEALHLQADLYEKEGIFAGLTTGTVITGALRFSESLPESEKNERNPFNIVILSPDRD from the coding sequence AAGGAACTTTCCGTTGCCAGACCCATTCAGGACAATATCCTCCAACTCATTGGAAATACTCCACTGATTCGATTGAATCGAATAGGTTCGGAATATACGGGAGTTCAGTTTTATCTCAAAGCAGAATTTTTAAATCCAACAGGTTCTGCTAAAGACCGTACTGCCATTGCTATGTATATCGATGCAGAAAGACGAGGGAAACTAAAAAAGGGAATGAGTGTCGTACTTGTTGGTGCGGGTTCTTCTTCTGTGAGTTTCACTTGGATTGGAAAGGTAAAAGGTTATCCTGTTTATTGTTTAGTCCCACTGCATACAAGTTCAGAACGAATCCAAATGCTTCGCAGTTATGGGGCAGAGGTGACTGTCACAAACGAAGGTGACCTCAGTCGTTTGTATGAACTTGCCGAAGAAAAAGCTAAAAAACTAAATGGATGGATTCCTGACGAAGCCTCCAATCCCGCAAATCCAAATTTTCATTTCAAAACCACAGGGCCTGAAATTTGGAGAGATTTACAAGGCAAAGTGGGGGCAGTGATTTCTGCACCTGGATCTGGTGGGGCCATCACAGGAATTGGTAGGTATTTAAAATCCCAAGACCGACGTGTAAAAGTCATCATTGCTGGAAAACCAAACTCTCCATTTATGGAATATGGAAAAACAGACAATCCCAAAGAAAGGGAAAGAATCCAACTTCCTGCAGTTTATGATCCCAAACTCATTGATCATTACTTTCACGTAAATCTAGACGAAGCCTTACATCTGCAAGCTGACCTTTATGAAAAAGAAGGAATTTTTGCGGGGCTTACAACGGGAACGGTAATCACAGGTGCCCTTCGGTTTTCTGAGTCACTACCGGAATCGGAAAAAAACGAAAGAAACCCATTTAACATAGTGATCCTTTCTCCCGATCGGGATTAG
- a CDS encoding ExbD/TolR family protein, which translates to MKFRKTQKSFNNIELAPLIDVISFIVIYFLMNATLEKNTALKVELPRSSSVAKEKQKDELVITVDKQGKIYLDQSPDPVALEGLTEKINGFLGPEKERDPKKNKVIIRGDGGASYQVVVKVIDAVNAAGVSRFNLAMVKGTSK; encoded by the coding sequence ATGAAATTTCGCAAAACGCAAAAATCATTTAATAACATTGAACTTGCACCGCTGATTGATGTTATTTCCTTTATAGTGATTTATTTTTTGATGAATGCAACTTTGGAAAAAAACACAGCGCTTAAGGTTGAGTTGCCACGTTCATCGAGTGTTGCCAAAGAAAAACAGAAAGATGAACTTGTAATCACTGTAGACAAACAAGGTAAAATTTATTTGGACCAAAGTCCTGACCCTGTTGCTTTGGAAGGTCTCACCGAAAAAATCAATGGGTTTCTCGGTCCAGAAAAAGAAAGGGATCCTAAAAAAAACAAAGTCATTATTCGTGGAGATGGTGGTGCGTCCTACCAAGTTGTGGTTAAGGTAATCGATGCAGTCAATGCTGCGGGTGTTAGTCGCTTTAACCTAGCAATGGTAAAAGGCACATCTAAGTGA
- the recN gene encoding DNA repair protein RecN, with amino-acid sequence MITHLKIKDFALFESLELSLADGLSVFTGESGAGKSLIFDALASLFGGRCSTANIRQGKERYSLQAVLSLTGQNLAKDYLMEQGFRYTGDEIIITKELMKDGKARVKIGESLASTTHLRELGKTMAEIHSQNEQLFLLEKSNQLEFLDRFGNLESLKSKFKSALQQYRHWKQKLSDFEETRRTMLKRKEILEYEIEEIESISPKEGEDESLSTEESLLANGEKLAENYRLVLEELTEKENSILKVFPTLIHAIQKISILIPEKKEMLDEWEEVYDRLKSLKSVIREEEEELFFSPERLDMVQSRLQDIKKLKKKYNVSLTEINLLLEEKKSELERWKEQAGDEDFLRIKKDQCLTEMKELGFQLSKLRRNVISQFEEDVQKEMADLGLEGGKLQVVLRWEENPEGEVEEGSKSYFLSESGLDQIEFYFSANPGEKPRPLRKVASGGELSRVMLALRSVLGKQAPSPQMLILDEVDTGLGGEAAEAMAAKLKKLARNSQILLITHTQQVAASGDHQIKIEKRQEGGRTVSQASVLDFEERKRELARMIGGKQVTSAVLKAATDLLMKKAG; translated from the coding sequence ATGATTACACATTTGAAAATTAAAGATTTTGCACTCTTTGAATCCCTGGAACTTTCCCTTGCGGATGGTCTCTCTGTCTTTACTGGCGAGTCAGGTGCCGGAAAATCCTTAATTTTCGATGCCTTGGCTTCTTTGTTTGGTGGGCGTTGTTCCACGGCTAATATCCGGCAAGGAAAGGAAAGGTATTCTTTGCAGGCTGTCCTCTCGTTAACGGGGCAAAACTTGGCAAAAGACTATTTGATGGAGCAGGGTTTTCGTTATACGGGAGATGAAATCATCATCACTAAGGAACTCATGAAGGATGGAAAGGCAAGGGTGAAAATTGGAGAGAGTTTAGCATCCACAACCCATTTGCGGGAACTGGGCAAAACCATGGCGGAGATCCATTCCCAAAACGAACAACTCTTTCTACTCGAAAAATCCAACCAATTGGAATTTTTAGATCGTTTCGGTAATTTGGAATCTTTAAAGTCAAAATTCAAATCCGCATTACAACAGTATCGGCATTGGAAACAAAAACTCAGCGATTTTGAAGAAACTAGAAGGACAATGCTCAAACGAAAAGAAATCCTTGAGTATGAAATTGAAGAAATAGAATCCATTTCTCCGAAAGAAGGAGAAGATGAAAGTTTATCTACCGAAGAATCTCTTTTGGCAAACGGAGAAAAATTAGCAGAAAACTACCGTTTGGTGTTAGAAGAATTGACTGAAAAAGAAAATTCCATCTTGAAAGTGTTTCCGACTCTCATTCATGCCATCCAAAAGATTTCTATTTTAATCCCTGAAAAAAAGGAAATGTTAGATGAATGGGAAGAGGTTTATGACAGGCTAAAATCTCTCAAATCTGTGATTCGCGAGGAAGAGGAAGAATTATTTTTTAGTCCTGAACGATTGGATATGGTTCAGTCCAGGCTTCAAGACATCAAAAAATTAAAGAAAAAATATAACGTAAGTTTAACAGAAATCAACCTATTATTGGAAGAAAAAAAATCGGAACTCGAACGATGGAAAGAACAGGCTGGAGATGAAGATTTTTTACGGATCAAAAAAGACCAATGCCTTACAGAGATGAAGGAACTGGGATTCCAATTGTCAAAGTTACGTCGCAACGTCATTTCGCAATTTGAGGAAGATGTCCAAAAGGAAATGGCCGATTTAGGACTCGAGGGAGGAAAACTCCAAGTGGTTCTCCGTTGGGAAGAAAATCCTGAAGGCGAAGTGGAAGAAGGCTCCAAATCCTATTTCCTTTCCGAATCTGGTCTTGATCAAATAGAGTTCTATTTCAGTGCCAATCCAGGAGAAAAGCCGCGCCCACTTCGGAAAGTTGCTTCTGGGGGAGAATTGTCTCGGGTGATGCTTGCACTTAGAAGTGTATTGGGAAAACAGGCTCCTTCCCCTCAAATGTTGATTTTGGATGAGGTAGATACGGGACTAGGTGGAGAGGCAGCCGAGGCTATGGCGGCAAAGCTTAAAAAACTAGCAAGAAACTCTCAAATTCTCCTCATCACGCATACCCAACAAGTTGCGGCCTCAGGAGACCACCAAATTAAGATCGAAAAACGACAGGAAGGTGGTAGAACCGTCTCTCAAGCATCGGTTCTTGACTTTGAGGAACGAAAACGGGAGCTGGCAAGGATGATCGGTGGCAAACAGGTGACATCCGCGGTGTTAAAAGCAGCCACTGACCTACTGATGAAAAAAGCAGGTTAG
- a CDS encoding MotA/TolQ/ExbB proton channel family protein codes for MSFPFAKSDSIISSVPPQTIPILIIFVSIVGFTIIVERLVYYFRLKAIPQDHFRRIRELAREQKWDEAKDILTAEVQSPAAVLLRMAFDLKRRGVQFWEEDIRQEGFRQIYLMERYLTGLGTIATIGPLLGVLGTVIGIVRSFAEGAGTQGAEVGISEALITTAMGLAIAIPAYIFYNLFSRMKEERITEMENVTDLVLPHLNKR; via the coding sequence ATGTCTTTTCCTTTCGCTAAATCAGATTCAATCATTTCCTCGGTTCCACCACAAACCATTCCCATTTTAATCATCTTTGTTTCGATTGTTGGTTTTACCATCATCGTGGAAAGACTTGTGTATTATTTCCGACTCAAGGCCATCCCACAAGATCATTTCCGTCGCATTCGAGAGTTGGCTCGTGAACAAAAATGGGATGAAGCAAAAGATATACTCACTGCAGAAGTTCAGTCTCCTGCGGCGGTTCTACTTCGTATGGCATTTGATCTCAAACGCCGGGGAGTTCAGTTCTGGGAAGAGGACATCCGCCAAGAAGGTTTTAGACAAATTTACTTGATGGAACGTTACCTAACTGGTCTTGGAACCATTGCAACGATTGGTCCATTACTTGGGGTTCTTGGGACGGTTATCGGGATTGTTCGTTCCTTTGCTGAAGGTGCAGGAACACAAGGTGCGGAAGTTGGTATTTCAGAAGCTTTGATTACCACTGCTATGGGCCTTGCGATTGCGATTCCTGCTTACATTTTTTATAATCTTTTCTCTCGAATGAAAGAGGAAAGAATTACGGAAATGGAAAACGTAACAGATTTGGTGTTACCTCACCTTAACAAACGATAG
- a CDS encoding ATP-dependent helicase: MELVGLNSEQKKAVESVDGPLLILAGAGSGKTRVITYRIANLILNHKVYPNQILAVTFTNKAAEEMRTRCRSLIPEGAGEPLVRTFHSLCLYLLRREGKVLGLGNNFTVYDSDMQESLIKEILKSKDMDTKEFRPSSLANTFSAAKDSFMTAEEYARKKADDSYTKTIASVFIEYEKRKDLRNALDFGDLILKTVILFRDFPVILEKYQRLWKYIMVDEYQDTNKIQYHLVQSLSSFHKNLCVVGDDDQSIYSWRGADISNILNFKKDYPDAVVVKLEENYRSTKTIIETAAALISNNKQRTNKTLRTENSIGDKIKLTSYQNEMEEAEGIVQKIQMAARRGQKYSNFAVFYRTNSQSRYFEEALRKKAIPYKIFGGFRFFDRKEVKDLIAYLSVVVNPVDSTSLLRIINSPPRGIGDTTVNRLLKYSVSEGLSLFECLGKTVPDIKKGTAQKLASLHRMFDSAMEDLGKKTPSEIAYEVLEHSGYREFLENEGTEDSFSRLSNLNEFVNALKEFEENNPEATLEEYLGNISLITSEDNTKDLPDYVILMTVHNAKGLEFQHVFMAGMEEGTFPHFLSIDSADGLEEERRLAYVAITRARKNLEISFSRFTRKFGDVDARLPSQFLEELPKEFVDGEFTESRYGVRRPEFTPRAERFQKSEEKFETVLAKTGSGDYQVGTKVRHKVYGEGRILSVSGSGDNRKVEVRFGSHLDKKFLLAYTPLEIIS, encoded by the coding sequence GTGGAGTTAGTTGGACTCAATTCCGAACAAAAAAAAGCAGTTGAATCGGTTGATGGCCCATTACTGATTTTGGCTGGAGCGGGTTCTGGGAAAACTCGTGTCATTACTTATCGAATCGCGAACCTTATCTTAAATCATAAAGTTTATCCCAATCAAATCCTAGCGGTTACTTTTACCAACAAAGCCGCAGAAGAAATGCGGACTCGTTGCAGGAGTTTGATCCCCGAAGGGGCTGGGGAACCTTTGGTGCGAACCTTTCACTCTCTTTGTTTGTATTTACTTCGTAGGGAAGGAAAGGTTTTGGGGCTCGGAAATAATTTTACTGTTTATGACAGTGATATGCAAGAGTCACTCATCAAAGAAATTTTAAAATCCAAAGATATGGATACGAAGGAATTTAGACCTTCCAGTCTTGCCAATACATTCTCTGCTGCAAAAGATTCGTTTATGACAGCTGAAGAATATGCTAGAAAAAAAGCAGATGATTCTTATACAAAAACCATTGCTTCCGTATTTATCGAATATGAAAAACGAAAAGATCTCAGGAATGCTTTGGATTTCGGTGATTTGATTTTAAAAACGGTTATTTTGTTTCGAGATTTTCCTGTGATTTTGGAGAAATACCAAAGGCTTTGGAAATACATCATGGTAGACGAATACCAAGATACAAATAAAATCCAATACCACTTAGTTCAGTCTCTCTCATCATTTCATAAAAATTTATGTGTGGTGGGTGATGACGACCAGTCCATTTATTCCTGGCGTGGTGCTGATATTTCGAATATTCTAAATTTCAAAAAAGATTATCCGGATGCTGTCGTAGTTAAGTTAGAAGAAAATTATCGTTCTACCAAAACGATTATCGAAACAGCCGCTGCCTTAATTTCTAATAATAAACAAAGAACTAATAAAACTCTCCGAACAGAAAATTCCATTGGGGATAAAATCAAACTCACTTCTTATCAGAATGAAATGGAAGAAGCAGAGGGGATTGTCCAAAAAATCCAAATGGCTGCAAGAAGAGGGCAGAAGTATTCAAATTTTGCAGTATTTTATAGAACGAATTCCCAATCCCGGTATTTTGAAGAAGCCTTAAGAAAAAAAGCCATTCCCTATAAAATTTTTGGGGGTTTTCGTTTTTTTGACAGAAAAGAAGTAAAAGATCTCATTGCTTACCTTTCTGTTGTTGTGAACCCAGTGGATTCTACATCGCTCCTTCGGATCATCAATTCTCCACCAAGAGGAATTGGAGATACGACTGTAAATCGTTTGTTAAAGTATTCTGTAAGTGAGGGTCTTTCTTTATTTGAATGTTTGGGAAAAACTGTTCCCGATATCAAAAAGGGCACGGCGCAAAAGTTAGCTTCTTTGCATCGAATGTTTGATTCTGCAATGGAAGATCTGGGAAAAAAAACTCCATCTGAAATTGCCTATGAAGTATTGGAACATTCTGGTTACCGTGAATTTTTGGAAAATGAAGGAACAGAGGATTCATTTTCGAGATTGTCTAACTTAAACGAGTTTGTCAACGCCCTCAAAGAGTTTGAGGAAAACAACCCCGAGGCTACACTCGAAGAATATTTGGGAAATATTTCGCTCATCACAAGTGAAGACAATACCAAGGATTTACCTGATTATGTGATCCTAATGACCGTACATAACGCGAAAGGATTAGAATTCCAACATGTGTTTATGGCAGGAATGGAGGAAGGAACGTTCCCTCATTTTTTATCGATTGATTCTGCCGACGGGTTGGAAGAAGAAAGAAGGCTTGCCTATGTTGCGATCACTAGGGCTAGAAAAAATCTAGAGATAAGTTTTTCAAGATTCACCCGTAAATTTGGAGACGTGGATGCAAGGCTCCCTTCCCAATTTTTGGAAGAACTTCCCAAAGAATTTGTGGATGGGGAATTCACTGAAAGCCGTTACGGGGTGAGAAGGCCTGAGTTTACTCCAAGAGCCGAAAGATTCCAAAAATCAGAAGAAAAGTTTGAAACGGTGCTTGCAAAAACCGGTAGTGGAGACTACCAAGTGGGAACGAAAGTTCGTCATAAAGTTTACGGTGAGGGTCGGATTTTATCTGTTTCGGGATCAGGAGATAACCGTAAGGTAGAGGTCAGATTTGGTTCCCATTTGGATAAAAAATTCTTATTGGCATACACACCATTAGAGATAATTTCATAA
- a CDS encoding patatin-like phospholipase family protein has protein sequence MKDLEGKIHLVSSLPLFRSLSRKEKVWVAESVHIVESEREETLFTAGDSDRSLYLILSGGIKLFLPKKGEGKREEEVQYLKKGEYFGIQSLLTGEKHSHTAVTVSESRFLVLSQSGFQKLIQKIPYLSLTFSKMLTKSLRGELLGGREYFRNSVVCLVHSDPIAKETLAKELVTSIEEESGKKSVILHFGQNGQTENPYVKSYKFKDSERVKETLGKHYASHSFIFLEVFPETEEELKQLLIDEADHIENYISPDKKINLCDSITSESKENEILYHETQIQDLISHGKWEIHIRRKARELSGVQIGVALGGGAALGLAQVGIMKVMEEEGLVPDMIAGTSIGAVIGAFWASGLGYKGILPLLAEIDSIFKMFKLVDLSFPGQGLLHGKHVRALLEKYLGDLYFEDLPIKLRLISCDISTRQEIVLSEGKVLDAVMSSISIPGVFVPQPQENGKTYVDGGIVNPLPVSALSHEGVEKIIAINSMPSSKDEMKTNKLLNLNVLDIIVNSLYSLQYRIGKYSAQEADVYLNPILPNSNWFEFWRSSEFIQLGETVTKSSLEEIKQLFSEKN, from the coding sequence ATGAAAGATTTAGAAGGAAAAATTCACCTTGTTTCCAGCCTTCCCCTATTTCGAAGTTTGTCTCGGAAGGAAAAGGTTTGGGTGGCAGAGTCTGTTCATATTGTGGAATCAGAAAGGGAAGAAACTCTATTCACGGCCGGAGACTCAGACAGAAGTTTATATTTAATTCTTTCCGGCGGGATAAAATTGTTTCTCCCTAAAAAGGGAGAAGGAAAAAGAGAAGAAGAAGTCCAATACCTCAAAAAAGGGGAATATTTTGGTATCCAATCCCTACTCACTGGCGAAAAACACAGTCATACAGCTGTTACTGTTTCTGAATCCAGATTTCTTGTCCTCTCCCAATCCGGATTCCAAAAATTAATCCAAAAAATTCCTTACTTATCTCTTACATTTTCAAAAATGCTCACAAAGTCACTCCGAGGAGAACTTTTAGGTGGAAGGGAATACTTTCGTAACTCTGTGGTTTGTTTGGTGCATTCCGATCCCATTGCGAAGGAAACATTGGCAAAAGAATTAGTAACTTCCATAGAAGAAGAATCCGGAAAAAAATCTGTGATTTTACACTTTGGACAAAATGGGCAAACCGAAAATCCTTATGTAAAATCTTATAAATTTAAAGACTCCGAAAGAGTCAAAGAAACTCTAGGAAAACATTATGCTAGTCATTCATTTATTTTTTTAGAAGTATTTCCTGAAACAGAAGAAGAGCTAAAACAACTGTTAATTGATGAAGCTGACCATATAGAAAACTATATTTCTCCAGATAAAAAAATAAATCTTTGTGATTCCATCACAAGTGAATCCAAAGAAAACGAAATCTTATATCATGAAACTCAAATCCAAGATCTGATTAGTCATGGAAAATGGGAAATCCATATTAGAAGAAAAGCGAGGGAACTTTCAGGAGTTCAAATTGGTGTAGCCCTTGGTGGTGGTGCCGCCCTTGGCCTTGCCCAAGTGGGAATCATGAAGGTCATGGAAGAGGAAGGACTGGTTCCCGATATGATTGCAGGAACTAGTATCGGAGCCGTCATTGGCGCCTTTTGGGCGAGTGGCCTCGGTTACAAAGGAATCTTACCTCTTCTTGCTGAAATTGATAGTATCTTCAAAATGTTCAAACTGGTGGATTTATCCTTTCCCGGGCAAGGACTCCTCCATGGAAAACATGTGCGAGCCCTTCTGGAAAAGTATTTGGGTGATTTGTATTTTGAAGACCTACCCATCAAACTCAGACTCATCAGTTGTGATATCTCAACAAGACAAGAAATTGTTCTATCGGAAGGAAAGGTTTTGGATGCAGTGATGTCGAGTATATCAATCCCGGGAGTCTTTGTTCCTCAACCCCAAGAGAATGGAAAAACTTATGTAGACGGAGGGATCGTCAACCCACTTCCCGTTTCTGCTCTCAGCCATGAAGGAGTTGAGAAAATCATTGCCATCAACTCGATGCCTAGTTCGAAAGATGAGATGAAAACAAACAAACTATTGAATTTGAATGTTTTGGATATCATCGTAAATAGTTTGTATTCTTTGCAATACCGGATTGGAAAGTACAGTGCCCAAGAAGCTGATGTGTATTTAAACCCCATCCTTCCCAATTCCAATTGGTTTGAATTTTGGCGGAGTTCCGAATTCATACAACTCGGAGAAACCGTTACCAAAAGTTCCCTCGAGGAAATTAAACAGTTGTTTAGCGAAAAAAACTAA
- a CDS encoding BamA/OMP85 family outer membrane protein, with translation MNIRKKIKFFSLFVLSLLLLVSAEWVSLWSNKSVFIDKVITKVEFKGNINTASDDILELMDMRPGMQLSQGLLNADMRALFVSGFFYHIDIQGEADGDGVKILVVVKERPRVKDIDFIGADEVFPSDLRDKIPLKENEVITPKKVTLSKEVILKKYRDEGFFLAYVRFETEPVNPETNTVKVKFIIDEGEEIPVSKINIFGNSEVDTYDLQGIMDLKESGIIESGVFKESAFESDKQKIVGYLKSKGYVDAELSNEGTNWEIRWENPQKKDKRVVIVNFKIIEGEQYFYNGYSTSHDLTIAPNGMPQFLNKENNPIGTPKEEWSPVYPIKFLEDQYEFAPADVGEVFDETKFQKDRASINEAYSAKGYLFAQVIPRRKVIELSDGSLSRYENCEKRGSGDAISDCNEEYNRLNVARLRKIYEDEPKLRGKKFIHVDFTIRENNLAFIENIIIKGNKKTQDRVVRRELLFKPGDLFNSTLVNRSRERIFNLGYFKEVNFNMRPGSDETKMNLIIELVEQPTGTVSMGGGYGTITGFSIFTQLGENNLNGSGQQITGRVEFGPIRRYLQISWTEPWFMDKPWSLTLSAFYSSRTLYVGATSITENNNQGIKEVASYERSGVGVSAGLGHRFLINWTHFHRYSPSFFASTRPTSLVSDQVLAEVDRGWQFRSQLTNGIAYDSRDNVFNSTQGFNLIFSVDNVGQFLGGESHFDQFSPILEYYHTWFDYTFFGLIRKNALRRWRVVQQFRTSSVFTFERTPKYKNQDKERIPYIQVQDRLFLGGYESLRGWFFDDKYYPDEWKDGASSRVLFTSELRFPIEPSLLWFVIFFDAGSMYEQINRAVGERKEFFKNYDSLVQAQRTSEPVETYLYENYNSYGQKLPESPLVVNDPGNLVLSSKNLSMSNFRFSWGFGLRIQIPVLPLRLYFAQRIRYTGVEDRPFGLYPDNNSFQFVFGIGDMRF, from the coding sequence TTGAATATTCGAAAAAAAATAAAATTCTTTAGTCTTTTTGTATTATCTCTCCTTTTACTAGTTTCGGCAGAGTGGGTTTCCCTTTGGTCGAACAAATCTGTATTTATAGATAAAGTCATTACCAAAGTTGAATTTAAGGGGAATATTAATACTGCCTCAGATGACATTTTGGAATTAATGGACATGCGTCCAGGGATGCAATTGTCGCAAGGCCTTTTGAATGCCGATATGCGCGCTCTATTTGTTTCGGGATTCTTTTACCATATTGATATCCAGGGGGAAGCCGACGGGGATGGAGTCAAAATCCTTGTTGTCGTAAAAGAACGACCTAGGGTGAAAGACATCGATTTTATCGGTGCCGATGAAGTTTTCCCATCTGACTTACGTGATAAAATTCCATTAAAAGAAAATGAAGTCATCACCCCTAAAAAGGTGACTCTTTCGAAAGAAGTGATTTTGAAGAAATACCGAGATGAAGGTTTTTTTCTCGCTTACGTTCGTTTTGAAACGGAACCGGTAAATCCGGAAACAAACACGGTAAAGGTGAAGTTTATTATTGATGAGGGGGAAGAAATTCCCGTCAGCAAAATCAATATTTTTGGAAACAGCGAAGTGGACACTTATGATCTTCAAGGGATCATGGACTTAAAAGAAAGTGGAATCATTGAATCTGGTGTATTTAAAGAATCTGCGTTTGAATCTGATAAACAGAAAATTGTCGGTTACTTAAAATCCAAAGGTTATGTAGACGCTGAACTCAGCAATGAAGGTACCAACTGGGAAATTCGTTGGGAAAATCCACAAAAAAAAGACAAACGTGTTGTGATTGTTAACTTCAAAATCATTGAAGGGGAACAATATTTTTACAACGGTTATTCCACAAGTCATGATCTAACCATTGCCCCAAACGGGATGCCGCAATTTCTAAACAAAGAAAATAACCCAATTGGAACTCCTAAAGAAGAATGGTCTCCGGTTTATCCGATCAAATTTTTAGAGGACCAGTATGAATTTGCACCAGCTGATGTGGGTGAGGTTTTTGACGAAACTAAATTCCAAAAAGATAGGGCTTCCATCAACGAAGCATATTCAGCAAAAGGGTATTTGTTTGCGCAGGTCATTCCTCGTAGAAAAGTAATAGAGCTCAGTGATGGATCCTTGTCTCGTTATGAAAATTGTGAAAAACGAGGGAGTGGTGATGCTATCTCTGATTGTAATGAAGAATACAATAGGCTCAATGTTGCTCGATTAAGAAAAATTTATGAAGATGAGCCCAAACTAAGAGGAAAAAAATTCATTCACGTCGATTTTACCATTCGTGAAAATAACTTAGCTTTTATCGAAAATATCATCATCAAAGGTAATAAAAAAACCCAAGACCGGGTAGTCAGAAGAGAACTTCTCTTTAAACCTGGTGACCTTTTTAACTCAACACTAGTAAACAGATCTCGGGAACGTATCTTTAACTTGGGTTATTTTAAAGAAGTAAACTTTAATATGAGACCCGGTTCTGATGAAACCAAAATGAACCTCATCATTGAACTTGTGGAACAACCGACAGGAACTGTATCGATGGGGGGAGGGTATGGAACCATTACTGGGTTTTCCATCTTTACTCAGTTAGGTGAAAATAACCTGAACGGATCTGGACAACAGATTACAGGTCGTGTGGAATTTGGACCAATCCGTCGTTATTTACAAATATCTTGGACCGAACCTTGGTTTATGGACAAACCTTGGTCACTGACACTTTCTGCCTTTTATTCCTCTAGAACTTTGTATGTGGGAGCCACTTCCATCACTGAAAACAACAACCAAGGGATTAAGGAAGTTGCGTCTTACGAACGTTCGGGTGTTGGTGTGAGTGCGGGACTTGGTCATAGGTTCCTCATCAACTGGACCCACTTCCATCGTTATTCTCCTTCCTTTTTTGCGTCTACGAGACCAACCTCTCTTGTTTCTGATCAAGTACTTGCGGAAGTGGATCGCGGCTGGCAATTCCGTTCACAACTAACGAATGGTATTGCTTATGATAGCCGTGATAATGTGTTTAACTCCACACAAGGTTTTAATTTAATTTTTTCAGTGGATAACGTGGGTCAGTTCCTTGGTGGAGAAAGTCATTTCGACCAGTTCAGCCCTATTTTGGAATACTACCATACTTGGTTCGATTATACATTTTTTGGACTCATTCGCAAAAATGCACTTAGGCGATGGCGCGTGGTGCAACAGTTCCGAACTTCATCAGTTTTTACCTTTGAAAGGACACCAAAGTATAAAAATCAGGACAAAGAAAGAATTCCTTACATCCAAGTCCAAGACCGTCTTTTTCTTGGGGGATATGAATCCCTTCGTGGATGGTTTTTTGATGATAAATACTATCCAGATGAATGGAAAGATGGAGCTTCCAGCAGGGTTTTATTTACTTCGGAGTTAAGGTTTCCTATCGAACCATCATTATTATGGTTTGTTATTTTCTTTGATGCGGGATCCATGTATGAACAAATCAATCGTGCTGTGGGTGAAAGAAAAGAGTTCTTTAAAAATTATGATTCGTTAGTCCAGGCACAACGTACTTCAGAACCAGTGGAAACATATCTTTATGAAAATTATAATTCCTATGGTCAAAAATTGCCTGAGTCTCCACTGGTTGTGAATGACCCTGGAAATTTGGTTTTATCTAGTAAAAACCTCTCTATGTCAAATTTTAGATTTTCTTGGGGTTTTGGTTTGAGGATTCAAATTCCCGTATTACCTCTTCGTTTGTATTTTGCGCAGCGTATCCGTTATACGGGTGTGGAAGACAGGCCTTTTGGACTTTATCCAGACAATAACAGTTTTCAGTTTGTTTTTGGTATTGGAGATATGCGGTTCTAA